From a region of the Corvus cornix cornix isolate S_Up_H32 chromosome 2, ASM73873v5, whole genome shotgun sequence genome:
- the XIRP1 gene encoding xin actin-binding repeat-containing protein 1 isoform X2, whose product MSEAQKSSKVAIKKMEDDLPPPPAIGSVQVVAPGGQDLNALPVPPPKQAFSKFYQQRQVNELKRLYRHMHPELRKNLEEAVTEDLAEMLNTEDPNAQASVNLDKVLPGEVQSMRWIFENWALDSIGDHQATKKLTEEEVIPSGDVKSTSLRFESQSINGYNLSTSAKVSETDLARGDVRTARWLFETQPLDTLNKLYSDETEVQEAVLKEPVQGGDVKGAKQLFEAQSLDAIGRCSSVEEKSILQLKSEIQELKGDVKKTVRLFQTEPLCAIRDKSGTIHEIKSVCREEIQSNAVRTARWLFETQPLDTINKDTSKVQIIRGISLEEIGRPDVSGARWIFETQPLDAIREITVEEQDFKASTDFVTGADVTKQRLLFETQTLDSLKGEASESVVTKEKVIGGDVKSTLWLFETQPMETLKDNFEVGRLKKVELSADEKGDVKQRKHVFETCPLGSISKAFEEEIPATSMEEVVKGDVKSFKTLFETLPLDSIKQADAEPTTKEEEEKIPAGNVKANQILFETTPLYAIKDSFGNFHEVTSVSREQIISGDVKNYKWMFETRPLDQFDESIKKVDIIRGITKQEVVAGDVRTAKWLFETQPMDVIHLQAMEGEKRPSVKREISQKGDVKTCRWLFETQPMHTLYEKAEKKQEEDGSVPQADVKSYTWMFETQPLDSLKGQEEQYLQVSKAYSQEELQGVDVKTVRHLFETEPLGSSTVSEADRKKNMRYSSRVEFQSGEVSRVKEFFEAKPLDTATKPKSQKDAGTIEAGSVHKFTWLFENYPMDTLKDNSEGIQEIPPEKNVKGGDVGGKRFVFETYSLDQIHDKVDETELQKIQKDTMSKANVKSCTMLFESQPLYAIQDKEGGYHEVTSVQKEEIMKGDMKGARWLFETKPLDQIKKEEEVFVIRAVTQEDIKKGDVQTARWRFETEPLDSFSGGKLSVPRTVDDVQKGDVQSNKQLFESQQVGQKKYVRMVSVSDVQRGDVRTSTWLFENHPVDSLYGDAERSSSMSTVQREDSQKGDVKRCTWLFETQPMDTLKDTEVTASAGAQEEIPRADVKSTTWLFESTPLDKFSTSEGSIEIELKERTMKETLETLCTCQAIQHDGILIEANDMESVKMVKYQLSSPGAPEILKEEIVGGHLQRIMLQLLHRTNVEAQSVLVEEDREGKIKVSPLQLLDQSEAAKGKEDLSGDVAKALQGLLSQDASIKKGMVLQETKSGSVKMTLYSLLFHSVQQKVVKGDVKSTIGNLLASSQEQKAAATIKREDNEKGNVQLFASCIEKGDLSYLKNLQQESEIQSLISSQAEEGADESGPRVVQGANVHVLPNKEKIEKVIAGSEPGAMEGAKKGFVCASTGREGVLQREAVHAAGVTGTTVQCLGKPLPTVMGKEEILSGGLKVTTKSIQRVADASKKAEKEEATTAHLKEPKTMMQGTSPTPVTAQRAEVDGKQKSVMTGEASQTQREEKALGSDLQAAMQSLRLATAEAKNIQHHVQSKFQRNREEVHTACRQQTVSSQGTMTLQSTVHQQDSSSTKQESSSTATRTTTTRVQEASKTHTSVSQKSIASHKKLL is encoded by the exons ATGTCAGAAGCTCAGAAATCATCTAAAGTTGCCATCAAGAAAATGGAAGATGACTTGCCTCCCCCTCCAGCCATTGGCTCAGTCCAGGTCGTCGCTCCAGGGGGTCAGGATCTCAATGCACTCCCTGTGCCTCCTCCAAAGCAAGCCTTCTCCAAGTTCTACCAGCAGCGCCAGGTGAATGAGCTGAAGAGGCTCTACAGGCACATGCACCCCGAGCTCAGGAAGAACCTGGAAGAAGCTGTGACTGAGGATCTGGCAGAAATGCTTAACACCGAGGATCCCAATGCACAGGCCTCTGTGAACCTGGATAAAGTTCTCCCGGGAGAGGTTCAGTCCATGCGCTGGATTTTTGAGAACTGGGCACTTGACTCCATTGGGGACCACCAAGCCACAAAGAAGCTGACAGAAGAAGAGGTCATTCCCAGTGGGGATGTGAAAAGCACTTCCCTGAGGTTTGAAAGCCAATCCATAAATGGATACAACCTGTCAACATCAGCCAAGGTGTCAGAAACAGACCTTGCCAGAGGGGATGTTCGCACTGCCCGGTGGCTTTTTGAAACCCAGCCACTGGACACATTAAACAAACTGTATTCGGATGAAACCGAGGTGCAGGAGGCAGTTCTCAAGGAGCCTGTCCAGGGAGGTGACGTGAAAGGGGCCAAACAGCTCTTTGAAGCACAGTCTTTGGATGCCATAGGACGCTGCTCCTCAGTGGAGGAGAAGAGCATCCTACAACTCAAGTCAGAAATCCAGGAGCTTAAAGGCGATGTTAAGAAGACTGTCAGGCTTTTCCAAACAGAGCCCCTCTGTGCCATCAGAGATAAAAGTGGGACTATCCATGAAATCAAGTCTGTCTGTCGAGAAGAAATTCAGAGCAATGCAGTCAGGACAGCTCGCTGGCTGTTTGAGACTCAGCCCCTGGATACTATCAACAAGGACACTTCCAAAGTGCAGATAATCCGTGGGATTTCTCTGGAAGAAATTGGAAGGCCCGATGTCAGCGGCGCAAGGTGGATATTTGAAACTCAGCCTTTGGATGCCATCAGAGAAATCACAGTTGAAGAACAGGACTTCAAGGCTTCGACAGATTTTGTCACAGGGGCAGATGTCACTAAGCAGCGATTGCTCTTTGAGACCCAGACTCTAGACTCCCTGAAAGGAGAAGCTTCGGAAAGTGTTGTAACCAAAGAAAAAGTCATCGGAGGCGATGTGAAATCTACACTCTGGCTCTTTGAAACGCAGCCGATGGAAACACTGAAAGACAATTTTGAGGTGGGACGTTTGAAGAAAGTAGAGCTTTCAGCAGATGAGAAGGGAGATgtgaagcaaagaaaacacGTCTTTGAGACCTGTCCCCTTGGCAGTATCTCCAAGGCATTTGAGGAAGAAATTCCAGCCACCAGCATGGAAGAGGTAGTGAAAGGGGATGTGAAATCTTTCAAGACCCTGTTTGAGACTCTCCCCTTAGACAGCATTAAGCAGGCTGATGCTGAGCCCACCAccaaagaagaggaggagaagattCCAGCTGGCAATGTCAAAGCCAACCAAATCCTGTTTGAGACAACACCCCTGTATGCCATCAAGGATAGCTTTGGCAATTTCCACGAAGTCACCTCTGTAAGCAGAGAACAGATCATCAGTGGTGACGTCAAGAACTACAAGTGGATGTTTGAAACAAGGCCCCTGGACCAGTTTGATGAAAGCATCAAGAAAGTGGATATAATACGGGGCATCACAAAACAAGAGGTGGTGGCTGGTGATGTCAGGACAGCCAAGTGGCTCTTTGAAACACAGCCCATGGATGTCATTCATCTCCAAGCCATGGAAGGGGAGAAGCGTCCCTCAGTGAAGCGAGAGATCTCCCAGAAGGGGGATGTGAAGACCTGCCGGTGGTTGTTTGAGACCCAGCCCATGCACACCCTGTACGAGAAGGCTgagaagaagcaggaggaggatggcAGTGTGCCCCAAGCTGATGTGAAGTCCTACACATGGATGTTTGAGACTCAGCCCCTGGACTCCCTGAAAGGCCAGGAGGAGCAGTATTTGCAAGTCAGTAAGGCCTACAGTCAGGAAGAATTACAGGGAGTGGATGTCAAAACCGTCCGGCACCTGTTTGAGACTGAACCCTtgggcagcagcactgtcagTGAAGCTGACCGGAAAAAAAACATGCGTTATTCCAGTCGTGTGGAGTTCCAGTCTGGGGAAGTGTCCAGAGTGAAAGAGTTCTTTGAAGCCAAGCCCTTGGACACAGCCACCAAGCCAAAGTCCCAGAAGGATGCTGGAACAATTGAAGCCGGGTCTGTGCACAAGTTCACGTGGCTCTTTGAGAACTACCCCATGGACACCCTGAAGGACAACTCTGAAGGTATCCAGGAAATCCCTCCAGAAAAGAATGTCAAGGGGGGAGATGTTGGAGGAAAAAGGTTCGTATTTGAGACCTATTCCCTTGACCAAATCCATGACAAAGTGGACGAGACAGAGCTCCAGAAGATCCAGAAAGACACCATGAGCAAAGCTAATGTCAAGTCCTGCACAATGCTATTCGAAAGCCAACCTTTATACGCTATCCAGGACAAAGAGGGGGGATACCATGAGGTCACCTCagtgcagaaagaagaaatcatgAAAGGTGATATGAAAGGAGCCCGGTGGTTGTTTGAAACTAAGCCCCTGGATCAGAtcaagaaggaagaagaggtgTTTGTGATTAGGGCTGTCACCCAAGAGGACATCAAGAAAGGAGATGTCCAGACTGCCCGGTGGAGGTTTGAGACAGAGCCTCTTGACTCCTTCTCAGGGGGAAAGTTGTCTGTGCCCAGAACAGTGGATGATGTGCAGAAGGGAGATGTTCAGTCCAACAAGCAGCTCTTTGAGTCCCAGCAAGTGGGCCAGAAGAAGTATGTGAGGATGGTCAGTGTCAGTGACGTGCAGCGAGGTGACGTGAGGACATCCACTTGGCTCTTTGAGAACCATCCTGTGGACTCCCTGTATGGGGATGCGGAGAGAAGCTCGTCCATGAGCACAGTGCAGAGAGAGGACAGCCAAAAAGGGGATGTAAAACGCTGCACCTGGTTGTTTGAAACCCAGCCCATGGACACCCTTAAGGACACAGAGGTGACAGCCAGTGCTGGGGCCCAAGAAGAGATCCCTCGTGCAGATGTGAAAAGCACAACGTGGCTCTTTGAGAGCACACCCCTGGATAAATTTAGTACTTCTGAAGGTAGCATAGAAATagaactgaaagaaagaacCATGAAGGAGACTTTAGAGACTCTCTGCACTTGCCAAGCTATCCAGCATGATGGAATCCTCATCGAAGCTAATGATATGGAGAGTGTGAAGATGGTGAAGTACCAGCTCAGCAGCCCAGGAGCTCCAGAGATCCTGAAAGAGGAGATTGTGGGAGGCCACTTGCAAAGGATtatgctgcagctcctgcacagaaCCAACGTGGAAGCACAGAGTGTGCTGGTAGAGGAGGACAGAGAGGGCAAGATCAAAGTAAGCCCATTGCAGCTGCTGGACCAGAGTGAAGCTGCTAAAGGCAAAGAGGACTTGAGTGGAGATGTAGCCAAGGCCTTACAGGGTCTCCTCAGTCAAGATGCTTCCATCAAAAAGGGGATGGTCCTACAAGAGACAAAGTCAGGATCAGTGAAGATGACTCTCTACTCCCTCCTGTTCCATTCTGTCCAGCAGAAAGTTGTCAAGGGGGATGTGAAGTCAACGATTGGGAACCTGTTGGCTTCTTCTcaggagcagaaagcagcagctacCATCAAGCGTGAGGACAATGAGAAGGGAAATGTACAACTTTTTGCAAGCTGCATTGAGAAGGGAGACCTCAGCTATCTGAAGAATCTCCAGCAGGAGTCAGAGATACAATCCCTCATCTCTTCCCAAGCAGAGGAGGGGGCAGATGAGAGCGGCCCACGGGTTGTGCAGGGGGCTAACGTACACGTCTTgccaaataaagaaaaaatagagaaagtaATTGCAGGAAGTGAGCCAGGGGCTATGGAGGGAGCAAAAAAGGGATTTGTATGTGCAAGCACAGGCAGAGAGGGTGTGTTACAGAGAGAGGCTGTGCATGCAGCAGGTGTGACTGGCACCACTGTGCAATGTCTTGGGAAGCCCCTGCCCACAGtgatgggaaaggaagaaattctgtctgGAGGGCTTAAGGTGACTACAAAGTCAATCCAAAGGGTTGCAGATGCCAGcaagaaggcagagaaagaagaagcCACCACTGCCCATTTGAAAGAACCAAAAACTATGATGCAAGGCACATCTCCGACCCCAGTGACAGCTCAGAGGGCAGAAGTGGATGGGAAACAGAAGAGTGTGATGACTGGGGAAGCCAGCCAGactcagagagaagaaaaggccCTGGGGAGTGATCTTCAGGCTGCAATGCAAAGCCTGAGGCTGGCgacagcagaagcaaaaaatattcagcACCACGTTCAGAGCAAGTTCCAGAGGAACAGGGAGGAGGTCCACacagcctgcaggcagcagacagTCAGCTCACAGGGGACCATGACCCTTCAATCCACCGTACACCAACAGGACTCTTCATCCAccaagcaggagagcagcagcactgccaccagGACCACCACCACCAGAGTCCAGGAGGCATCCAAGACCCACACAAGCGTGTCTCAGAAGAGCATAGCATCACACAAAAAG tTGCTGTGA